In the genome of Sardina pilchardus chromosome 14, fSarPil1.1, whole genome shotgun sequence, one region contains:
- the LOC134101296 gene encoding beta-crystallin B2-like — translation MATDHPTPAAKQQQPGPSAFKLTIFEQENFQGRCHELTGPCPNLQEAGVERVGSILVYCGPWVGYEQAGCKGEQYIFEKGEYPRWDCWTNSRRSDNLFSFRPIKVDSQDHKIVLYEGPGYAGKKIEIVDDDVPSFHAYGYQEKVSSVRVHSGIWVGYQYPGYRGYQYLFEKGEYKDHSEFGAQAPQIQSVRRVRDMQWHQKGAFHASA, via the exons ATGGCTACTGACCACCCAACCCCTGCAGCTAAGCAGCAACAGCCAGGCCCTTCTGCATTCAAG TTGACCATCTTTGAGCAAGAGAACTTCCAGGGCCGTTGCCATGAGCTGACTGGGCCGTGCCCCAACCTGCAAGAGGCAGGAGTGGAAAGAGTAGGCTCCATCCTGGTCTACTGTGGCCC ATGGGTGGGCTATGAGCAGGCAGGCTGCAAAGGGGAGCAGTACATCTTTGAGAAGGGGGAGTACCCTCGCTGGGACTGCTGGACCAACAGCAGACGCAGCGACAACCTCTTCTCCTTCCGCCCCATCAAAGTG GACAGCCAGGACCATAAGATCGTCCTGTATGAAGGTCCTGGCTACGCCGGCAAGAAGATTGAAattgttgatgatgacgtcCCCAGTTTCCACGCATACGGCTACCAGGAGAAGGTGTCATCAGTGCGCGTCCACAGTGGCAT ATGGGTGGGTTATCAGTACCCAGGTTACCGTGGCTACCAGTACCTCTTCGAGAAGGGCGAGTACAAGGACCACTCCGAGTTTGGAGCCCAGGCCCCCCAGATCCAATCGGTGCGCCGCGTGCGCGACATGCAGTGGCACCAGAAGGGGGCGTTCCATGCCTCCGCTTAA